Proteins from a genomic interval of Pseudomonas silesiensis:
- a CDS encoding ATP-binding protein translates to MFRILFRLYLVTIVSFSAAIYLVPDLVIKVFHERFLTYNLDYSRGLQTLIVKQFHSVPPAQWPALAAEMDKEFQPLHIVLSGNDDADFTPDERQRLQRGENIVRIGDWGWRTLAVSPLNERTVVKMVVPPDPTDVSLLYWSINVLIGATMLACLLLWLRPHWRDLERLKGTAERFGKGQLSERTQISASSNIGSLANVFDTMAGDIENLLNQQRDLLNAVSHELRTPLTRLDFGLALALSDDLPAASRERLQGLVDHIRELDELVLELLSYSRLQNPARLPERVDVSLDEFIDSILGSVDEELESPNIVIDVLLHGQLERFSLDPRLTARALQNLLRNAMRYCEKRIQIGVQVGPKGCEIWVDDDGIGIPDDERERIFEPFYRLDRSRDRATGGFGLGLAISRRALEAQGGTLTVEASPLGGARFRLWLPTPA, encoded by the coding sequence ATGTTCAGAATCCTCTTTCGCCTGTACCTGGTGACCATCGTCTCGTTCAGCGCGGCGATCTACCTGGTGCCGGACCTGGTGATCAAAGTCTTTCACGAGCGTTTTCTCACCTACAACCTCGACTATTCCCGAGGCCTGCAGACCCTCATCGTCAAACAGTTCCATTCCGTGCCCCCGGCGCAATGGCCGGCCCTGGCGGCGGAGATGGACAAGGAATTCCAGCCGCTGCACATCGTGTTGAGTGGCAACGACGACGCCGACTTCACCCCCGATGAACGGCAACGTCTACAGCGCGGCGAGAACATCGTCCGTATTGGCGACTGGGGCTGGCGCACCCTGGCGGTGTCGCCGCTGAACGAGCGCACGGTGGTGAAAATGGTGGTGCCGCCGGACCCGACGGACGTCAGTTTGCTGTACTGGAGCATCAACGTGCTGATCGGCGCGACCATGCTTGCCTGTCTGTTGCTGTGGCTGCGCCCGCACTGGCGCGACCTGGAACGCCTCAAGGGCACGGCGGAACGCTTCGGCAAGGGGCAGTTGAGCGAGCGCACGCAGATCTCCGCCAGCTCCAACATCGGCAGCCTGGCCAATGTGTTCGACACCATGGCCGGCGACATCGAGAACCTGCTCAACCAGCAGCGGGACTTGCTCAATGCCGTCTCCCACGAACTGCGCACGCCCCTGACGCGCCTGGATTTCGGCCTGGCCCTGGCGCTGTCTGATGACCTGCCGGCCGCCAGCCGCGAGCGCCTGCAAGGCCTGGTGGATCACATCCGTGAACTCGATGAGCTGGTGCTGGAGTTGCTGTCCTACAGCCGCCTGCAAAACCCGGCGCGGCTGCCAGAGCGGGTTGACGTCTCGCTGGATGAATTCATCGACAGCATCCTTGGCAGCGTCGACGAAGAGCTGGAATCGCCGAACATCGTCATCGATGTATTGCTCCACGGCCAGCTCGAACGCTTCAGCCTCGACCCGCGCCTGACCGCCCGCGCCTTGCAGAACCTGCTGCGCAATGCCATGCGCTACTGCGAAAAACGGATTCAGATCGGTGTACAGGTTGGCCCCAAGGGATGTGAGATCTGGGTCGACGACGATGGCATCGGTATTCCCGACGATGAACGTGAGCGGATTTTCGAGCCGTTCTATCGCCTGGACCGCAGCCGGGATCGCGCCACGGGCGGTTTTGGCCTGGGATTGGCGATCAGTCGCCGGGCACTGGAGGCCCAGGGCGGAACGCTGACCGTCGAGGCGTCGCCGCTGGGCGGGGCCCGGTTCAGATTGTGGTTGCCGACGCCTGCCTGA
- a CDS encoding response regulator transcription factor: MPNILLVEDDTALAELIASYLERNGYCVSVIGRGDHVRERARVDPPDLVILDLMLPGLDGLQVCRLLRADSAMLPILMLTARDDSHDQVLGLEMGADDYVTKPCEPRVLLARVRTLLRRSSLGEPQAVNDRILMGNLCIDLSERTVTWREQPVELSSGEYNLLVVLARHAGEVLSRDQILQRLRGIEFNGTDRSVDVAISKLRRKFGDCAGEARKIKTVWGKGYLFSRSEWEC; the protein is encoded by the coding sequence ATGCCCAACATCCTCCTGGTCGAAGACGACACCGCCCTCGCCGAACTGATCGCCAGCTACCTGGAACGCAACGGCTACTGCGTCAGCGTGATCGGCCGCGGCGACCATGTGCGCGAACGGGCCCGGGTCGATCCGCCGGACCTGGTGATCCTCGACCTGATGCTGCCCGGGCTGGACGGCCTGCAAGTCTGTCGATTGCTGCGCGCCGATTCGGCCATGCTGCCGATCCTGATGCTCACCGCCCGCGACGACAGCCACGACCAGGTGCTGGGCCTGGAGATGGGCGCCGACGACTACGTCACCAAACCTTGCGAGCCACGGGTGCTGCTGGCCCGGGTGCGGACGTTGCTGCGGCGCAGCAGCCTCGGCGAACCCCAGGCCGTCAACGACCGAATCCTCATGGGCAATCTGTGCATCGACCTGTCCGAACGCACCGTGACCTGGCGCGAGCAACCGGTCGAACTGTCCAGCGGCGAATACAACCTGCTGGTGGTGCTGGCCCGGCATGCCGGCGAAGTGCTCAGCCGCGACCAGATCCTGCAACGCCTGCGCGGCATCGAGTTCAACGGCACCGACCGCTCGGTGGACGTGGCCATTTCCAAGTTGCGGCGCAAGTTCGGCGATTGCGCCGGCGAGGCGCGCAAGATCAAGACGGTCTGGGGCAAGGGCTACCTGTTCAGCCGTTCCGAGTGGGAATGCTGA
- a CDS encoding efflux RND transporter periplasmic adaptor subunit, with the protein MSNNLLARLSLIALALTLSACDKAPTAEEQAPLATVRIETLSTRPLSISSELSGRIAAPRIAEVRARVAGVVLQRTFREGSDVKQGDVLFRIDPAPFKADLDSAEAALRKAEANAFQARLQEQRYAQLIEGNAISGQDYDNARAAVRQTAADVAANQAAVQRAKLNLGYATVTAPISGRIGRALVTEGALVGQNETTPLALIQQLNPIHADLTQSTRELNELRRAFRSGQLQQVGQGQAKATLIQDDGSLYPLPGKLLFTDITVDPGTGQIILRSEFPNPDLDLLPGSFVRVRLEQAVNEQGISVPQRAIQRDSAGIPQVLLLDAEQRVGQQQVELGPVQNDRWIVTGGLKAGDRIVVEGLQHAKPGEKVQIDDSPLPLAQASGQ; encoded by the coding sequence ATGTCAAACAACCTGCTTGCCAGGCTCAGCCTGATCGCACTGGCCTTGACGCTGAGCGCTTGCGACAAGGCCCCGACTGCCGAAGAGCAGGCGCCACTGGCCACGGTTCGTATCGAAACCCTATCGACCCGGCCACTGTCGATCAGCAGCGAACTGAGCGGGCGCATTGCCGCGCCGCGCATCGCCGAAGTCCGCGCCCGGGTGGCCGGCGTGGTGCTGCAACGGACCTTCCGTGAAGGCAGCGACGTGAAACAGGGCGACGTGCTGTTTCGCATCGACCCGGCACCGTTCAAGGCTGACCTGGACAGCGCCGAGGCCGCGTTGCGCAAGGCCGAGGCCAATGCCTTCCAGGCGCGCTTGCAAGAGCAGCGCTATGCCCAGTTGATCGAAGGCAATGCCATCAGCGGCCAGGACTACGACAACGCCCGGGCGGCGGTACGCCAAACAGCCGCCGACGTCGCCGCCAACCAGGCCGCGGTGCAGCGGGCGAAACTGAACCTGGGTTACGCCACCGTCACCGCGCCGATTTCCGGGCGCATCGGCCGCGCGCTGGTCACCGAAGGCGCGCTGGTCGGGCAGAACGAAACCACGCCGCTGGCCTTGATCCAGCAGTTGAACCCGATTCACGCCGACCTCACCCAGTCGACCCGTGAACTCAACGAACTGCGCCGCGCCTTCCGATCCGGTCAATTGCAGCAGGTAGGCCAGGGCCAGGCCAAGGCCACGCTGATCCAGGACGACGGCAGCCTCTATCCGTTGCCGGGCAAGTTGCTGTTCACCGACATCACGGTCGACCCGGGCACCGGCCAGATCATCCTGCGCAGCGAGTTCCCCAACCCGGACCTCGATTTGCTGCCGGGCAGTTTCGTTCGCGTGCGACTGGAACAAGCGGTCAATGAGCAGGGTATCAGCGTGCCGCAACGGGCCATTCAGCGCGACAGCGCCGGCATCCCCCAGGTGCTGTTGCTCGACGCCGAACAACGGGTCGGCCAACAGCAGGTGGAACTGGGCCCCGTGCAGAACGATCGCTGGATCGTCACCGGCGGCCTCAAGGCCGGCGACCGCATCGTCGTCGAAGGCCTGCAACACGCCAAGCCCGGCGAGAAAGTGCAGATCGACGACTCCCCTCTTCCCCTTGCCCAGGCTTCTGGTCAGTAA